One Salarias fasciatus chromosome 22, fSalaFa1.1, whole genome shotgun sequence DNA segment encodes these proteins:
- the LOC115409070 gene encoding major histocompatibility complex class I-related gene protein-like — translation MRIKTGQVTMQLCTALFLLGISAVAPVKHSLEYFYTLSSEAPNFPEFVAVILVDEVQIIHYNRNMKSAEPKQDWVNKITEDIPAYWEKRTERLKLNQEMFKSIIETAKPCLNYTGGLYIVQGILSCDWDDESDEVNVFTQFGYDGEDFLSLDMKTQTWIPLHQQAVVVKELLDNNKPLLTYFKHYFTQECRHWLKKFLNYGKSSLMRKDLPSVSLLQKTPSSPLTCHATGFYPDRADLFWKKDEEELHEDVVKGEILPNHDGSFQMSVDLDLSGLKDEDWGRYSCVFHLAVGQEVSKRLDKRDIRTNWREKRSRDKGFPSAVVVGLLLLAIIALFLLWRRNIQTSESSPSSGEDPAVKKEISEKQTMLQTT, via the exons ATGAGAATAAAGACCGGACAGGTCACGATGCAGCTCTGCACGGCTCTCTTCCTGCTGGGAATCTCCGCCGTGGCTCCAG TGAAGCACTCTCTGGAGTATTTCTACACTTTATCCTCTGAAGCACCAAACTTTCCAGAGTTTGTGGCTGTTATTTTGGTTGATGAAGTTCAGATCATTCACTATAACAGAAATATGAAGAGCGCAGAGCCCAAACAAGACTGGGTGAACAAAATCACAGAAGACATTCCAGCATACTGGGAGAAGAGAACCGAGAGGTTGAAGTTAAATCAGGAAATGTTCAAATCAATCATTGAGACTGCAAAGCCGTGCTTAAACTACACTGGAG GTCTTTACATCGTCCAGGGGATTTTAAGCTGTGACTGGGATGACGAGTCTGATGAAGTGAACGTCTTCACTCAATTTGGTTATGATGGAGAAGATTTTCTGTCTTTAGACATGAAGACACAGACCTGGATCCCTCTACATCAACAGGCTGTTGTCGTTAAAGAATTGTTGGACAACAACAAACCACTTTTGACATATTTTAAACATTACTTTACCCAGGAGTGTCGTCATTGGCTGAAGAAGTTTCTGAATTATGGGAAAAGTTCCCTGATGAGAAAAG atcttccctcagtgtctctcctccagaagactccctcctctccgctcacctgccacgctacaggtttctaccccgacagagccgacttgttctggaagaaagacgaggaggagctccatgaggacgtggtcaaaggagagatcctccccaaccatgacgggagcttccagatgagcgttgatctggatctttcagggctcaaagatgaagactgggggaggtacagctgtgtgtttcatctggctgtaggacaggaagtctccaagagactggacaaacgggacatcaggaccaactggagggagaagaggagcagggatAAAG GGTTTCCCTCTGCTGTTGTGGTTGGACTGCTCCTCCTGGCCATCATTgcacttttcctcctctggagaCGCAACATTCAAA CTTCTGAAAGTTCACCTTCATCAGGAGAAGATCCAGCTGTGAAGAAA gaGATCAGTGAAAAGCAAACCATGTTACAAACCACATAA